The genomic region TGCGTTGTTTGCTCTGAACTTAAGTTCACCGTCAAACAATTCCACGTCATTCATGTACCAGATGTGAGAATCAAAATCTGACTGGGTCATATCCATATCATCATTCCAACCTTCGTCTGTACCTGTAGTAGCAGTACCAATAATACCTACCATATCGTACATTGTTGCTGCAGAAACATCCATAGCTTCGAAAGTATAGGTCATGTCTTCAGTGTTTAATGATAGCGTGTAGTATGCGTCATCTTCTACTGAAAATGCAGCCGGATCATCACTATCACCTGTATTTACACCCAAAGTTCCGTCGGTACCACCCCATTGCGGTTGCCATGCTCCAGGAGTTTCAAGTAATTTGAAACCTTCTACACCATCACCACCAGCAAATCTTCCAGTAAAGTTGAAAATGTTGTCATTTTCAGGATCTCTGAACATTGGCGTATTGTTATTGTTGTTGTTCCATCCAGCGGCAGTTGCATCTCCTACAAAGAAAAGATTCATTTTTACTGAATTTTCTTCTTCTTCGATTACCGCTTCAGGAAGTACAACTCTTAGAGACATTACTTCAGAAGTTGCGTTAAGGCCGTTGCTTCCATCAGTTCCGGCATAAGCGCGAACTCTGAAGTAGATATCTCCTGCATTTGGCATTTCGGTTTCAGGATCGTTATCCAAACCTGCTTCCGTAGCCAAAGACATTAATTGGCTAACAGTAACTCCAAGATTATTTTCTCCCGTCGTTCCAATGATATTGAATGAAGAAAAGTCTGCATCAGAGGAACCCTGAAGTTCATAAGTAACAGTGGTTGGAGCATCAAAATCAACTTCACTCCATACAAATCGCTCAGCGATATTGTTGGCAGTTTCAGAAGTGAGGGTGTAAGATTCTGCGGTAGAGCTCATAAACACGATCCCTTCTGGATCAGGTTGAGCTGTAAAAACCACATCATCATCATGTTCACAGGATGTAAATCCTACGAATGCGATCATTATTAATAAGAAAATTGAAAACTTTTTCATTGTTGTAATAGTATTTTGTTAGTATCCTGGATTTTGTGTCAAATTCGTGTTCACTCCCAGATCTGAAGCCGGGATCGGCATTAGATCTCTAAAAGACTCTGTAGTAGTTCCCTGTGGGACACCACCTTTGAATGGCCATACACCACCATCAGAGAATTGTCCAAATCTTATAAGATC from Christiangramia sp. OXR-203 harbors:
- a CDS encoding SusE domain-containing protein → MKKFSIFLLIMIAFVGFTSCEHDDDVVFTAQPDPEGIVFMSSTAESYTLTSETANNIAERFVWSEVDFDAPTTVTYELQGSSDADFSSFNIIGTTGENNLGVTVSQLMSLATEAGLDNDPETEMPNAGDIYFRVRAYAGTDGSNGLNATSEVMSLRVVLPEAVIEEEENSVKMNLFFVGDATAAGWNNNNNNTPMFRDPENDNIFNFTGRFAGGDGVEGFKLLETPGAWQPQWGGTDGTLGVNTGDSDDPAAFSVEDDAYYTLSLNTEDMTYTFEAMDVSAATMYDMVGIIGTATTGTDEGWNDDMDMTQSDFDSHIWYMNDVELFDGELKFRANNAWDVSWGASTPISGQGANANDPNIPVTAGVYDIWFNDLTARYILIPAGE